A genomic region of Mus musculus strain C57BL/6J chromosome 7, GRCm38.p6 C57BL/6J contains the following coding sequences:
- the Vmn1r166 gene encoding vomeronasal 1 receptor Vmn1r166, translating to MSVHDKSVKTTEEVALQLLLLCQFGVGTVANVFLFVHNFSPVLTGYKQRPRQVILSHMAVANALTLFLTIFPNNMMAFAPKTPPNELKCKLESFSRLVARSTNLCSTCVLSIHQFVTLFPLSRGKGKLILRASVQNLASYSCYSCWFFSVLSNIHIPIRVTGPQITDNNTDSKSNLFCSTSGFIVGIVLQFAHDATFMSIMIWTSVSMILLLHRHCQRMQDILTPNQNPRGQAETRATRTILMLVVTFVSFYLLNCICIIFHAFFIHSRLFIRLVSEVLAAVFPSICPLLLIFRDPKDPCSVLFKC from the coding sequence ATGTCTGTTCATGATAAATCcgtgaaaaccactgaggaagtggctcttcagctcctcttgctttgccagtttggggttgggactgtggccaatgtctttctgtttgtccataatttctctccagtcttgactggttataaacagagacccagacaggtgattttaagccacatggctgtggccaatgccttgactctattcctcactatatttccaaacaacatgatggcttttgctcccaaaactcctccaaatgaactcaaatgtaaattagaatccTTCAGTCGCCTGGTGGCAAGAAGCACAAacttgtgttccacctgtgtcctgagtatccatcagtttgtcactcttTTTCCTCTTAGTAGAGGTAAAGGTAAACTTATACTCAGAGCAAGTGTCCAAAATTTGGCGAGTTATTCTTGTtacagttgttggtttttcagtgtcttaagtaacatccacattccaattagggtcactggtccacagataacagacaataacactgactctaaaagcaacttgttctgttccacttctggattcattGTAGGCATTGTCTTGCAGTTTGCCcatgatgccacattcatgagcatcatgatctggaccagtgtctccatgatacttctcctccatagacatTGCCAGCGAATGCAGGacatcctcactcccaatcagaACCCTAGAGGCCAAGCTGAGACCAGAGCAACCCGTACTATCTtgatgctggtggtcacatttgttagcttttatcttctaaattgtatttgtatcatctttcatGCCTTTTTTATACATTCTCGACTCTTCATAAGGCTTGTCAGTGAGGTTCTGGCTGCAGTCTTCCCCAGTATCTGCCccttactgttgatcttcagagatcctaaagatccttgttctgtgctcttcAAATGTTGA